The DNA segment aataatagcaacataatagtaaaatggtagcaaaatatggataaaacaacaagaaaataacattaaaaaaaatatgcagattttttgtcatttagtgaactAGGGCCGGGCCGggctaaaaataccttacccaagcccggcctattttttaaacgggccttgtttttttgtccaaacccatttttcgggcctatatttttgcccaaaccctcccacatttcgggcgggccttcgggccgggccgggtagctcagcccatgcacacctctagctATAGGTAGTTCTAAGCATTATATCTAAAAGAGTAGATATAATAAGAACTTATAAtgatattaatgtttttaaaaaaaaatcataaagatGCAATTCACACGGTGAGCAGGGGCGTAGTCAAGGGGACTGGCAGAGGCCGCAACCCCTTTTAAAAGGgaaattttttcatttaggtcatttaaattttttaaaattttaaattaataaaagtaaaattatactttgaccactttaaaaatgataaaatttttatttaatcctttaaaattataaagatataggctattcaaatagtaaaattgtatttttactatcataaaaattaaaatttaactttagcCCTCCTAAAAAAATTTCTGCCTTCGCCCCTTACTTTGAGAGATTATGTAATGATCAAACCAATCTGATCAAttagaatattttttaataaaatttaaagtgtTTATAGTAATAGTACGAGTAATATGACTTGCAAGAAATAAGTAGATACACGAAGCGACAAGCATTAAGATCGATGATTTGTTTATTATGGGTGtcgaattcaataaaaataaatgccctacaaaaaaatataaactttttaTATAACGGTGAGCAGGGCTGAATTTACAAATACcggtaataattttatttcttaaataaaaacaagtgaaataaaaacaattggcgagttttgaaattaaaaactaaattataattaaaactgTCAAAAGAAATATTGCAATAGACAATATAATAAAGGgtcaatatatattttaaccctTGAACTTGTCTATTTTTACCTAATTGGCCCCTAAATTTTTTGGACCTAGATGATCCATGAACTTGTATTTTGTCAACCAAGTTGGTACCTCCCTATAAGAAAATCAATATAATGTGAATCTAGTCAAAGGTAAAACCAATATCAATGTAAAGATAATTTCGATGTGTTATGATAAATCAATTACCATCTCACCTAACTCTCATGGTTAAAATTACGTAAATTTTTAACGACAATAGGTTATTCTAAGTTTACAAGTTCAATATATTTATAATGAGTTTGGTTTTTAACTTATGTTTTACGTTgggattatatttttttctaaaattcagTGGGAAAATTTTAACGATGTTAACCAttcttaaaattcaaattaacattttaatcaaaataaaatatttagactaactaataacattataaacatTGAGGcatcaaattatgttaaaaatttatttataaaaattaaatctcaaatttaaatataatataaagatcgaaattgaaattaaaatgtgatatttttatataatctaaaaaccacaattaaaaattaagcattttttttataatgtaaaaaacaattttgaaataaaatttagcctttatttatgatttagccctcgaattatatgtgttttctcattttgaaataaaatttcttttatcttGCATTGCTATATAAAGTatcatttttattctattttcccTAAAAATTTGTCGGTTTTCAATAAGAATATGGAGTATGTCacgttattaaaaaatatatataaatcgaGACATTTAATGAATGTATAATAAGTTATTTGGCCCTtcaaaattggataaaaaaactaaaataattttttttataaaattaaaggatcaaataaatcattaattagaaacaaaatttaaaagcccaaaggcgGTTCAAAATAATGCTATTATGGTAACCCAGTCACCAATTAAAAAACACTACATTTCCATTGCCGGGAATTGAACCCGGGTCTCCTGGGTGAAAGCCAGATATCCTAACCACTGGACGACAATGGAATGTTTGATGAAGTTCTAAAAAATATCTATAAATAAGGATCCGATTGCTCGGTGTAATTGTTTTTACAAGTTAACCCAATTTTCTCATGTTTCTTCGTAAAACGTTGATAAAAGTATTATAGAATTATATATTAAGGGTTAGATTATATTTTGATCATTCCACTAAAAAATTTGACAAATTAGtttttatacattagatcaaagagtaaattggttattcttttaaaattttcatgtatttctactattaaaaacgagTCTTTATACATTACCATGAGGTACATGTGACATGTCACATGTCACTGTATGATTATTTTGTTAGCCACAGAAGTTTTTAACAAAGACAAatgtatcaaaattttaatagaaataatcaaTTTGCTTTTTAATCTAACGTACAATAACTAACTTGTCTATTTTTTTAGTAGATGAGGCAAAATTGCAACCAATCTTCATCTTTCATGTACTCTACAAAGTATGAATCAACTTATTTTCACCtatgattgaagttatgaaatatggAACAAGCTAGTACGATTCAACCTCTCTTTTTTTATGCTATAATAATGTGATGCTATTAatgtagaaaataaattttttttagaacaacaaatgtcTTCTTAATCACATTCTGAAACCTTAAATGTCTTACATTAAAGAGTTTGTGAGCTATCTATGGTACTTGTATCTGACACTattctctcaaatggtatcatACCCCACTATATAGTGcaaaaaaacttataaaacttatataaacttaatttaaagAAAGACTTATACTAGATTATATCCCTTTTTATAACACGTAAATTaagtcaaaataatataaaatttataataaataaccTCTAGaagaaataattttataaattgtccaaaactttcatatcactttttataaaaatatataattttttataataactttagaaagttattttttataaataaattatgatcaAAGAACCTATaacactttttaaaaataaatatattatttttataatatataatatgaatacGTAAATAAATTATGTACATGCTTGGccataactttttataaataaataaattataatatttctaTAATACAATCTTTTGgccataattttataaaaatcaacaaaaaaatatttacttaaaaataaaaaatatacatattattactttaataataaaaattataatttaacatatttttttattaattttataaaacttaaataaccaatttatttttttgatgaattacaATAATAGAGTAAAGCCCGGATAACAAATATGACTAGCGTAACTCGAATCTAAATCACACCTAAGACAGTAAACACTCTTTACTATAAAACCATCACATGAGGTTAACAAATAACCAAAACTTTTAATTATATACAATTTTTACTTCAACGTCTTATAAAGATCATTTTCAATTATCGTCTTACTAGTATCACTGCATTTGAGTTCAAACACTTATCAACCCATTGATTTTGTCGATCACTATTGCATTAATTATTGTCATATTCTCCAATTGATCTCTAAAATGATCTTTCATCTAGCTTGGTATCGTTGTCTTTCAAATATGACTTGAAATTTCCTTTTGGAAGAATaaatattttaggttaaatttgtgtggatttagttcttatactttaatctggtcaaatttaattaatgtacttttcatattagttaattttaatttttgaagttttttgaattttaaaatttctgaaCAAATGGTATAAGTTTATTTTAGGAGTATAATATGTTTCAgcatattcaatttcataattttttacattgataataatacttattacaattgaattaagacatAATAgacaaaaataacataaatttaacattattgtatATAGTTAGGACAAAAATTAGAAGAGATTTACTCCAGTGCAAACAGAACTAAGCGTAGACCGATGATAAGTAGAGATGTTATTAAAAAAGGATATTGAAACCCGGATATCAAACATGAAcagaataatttaaaatcatttgaaacCCAGAAGCATAAGAAGCGCTCAAAAAACATCTTCGGCGACCCCTTTTTACCCCAAAACCAAACCAACAAGTAGCGACTCTGAgtaatatataattgaatttcCTTTATATTGTTTTGGGGGTTTTAAAATCGaactttggggttgatttgaatCGAAAACAGTAATGTCCGCATCTACCGTCTCGATCACCGCCAACCCAGCGGCGGCGACGCCTCGCCGGCGTTCCCTCGTCGCCGATAAGAGATCGAACATTGAAGCTTTGGTTGCTGATCCAAATGCTACTGGGGTTAACCTTGTGGAAGACAAAGCCGCCGCTGCTGCCGTTGGTACTGCCGGTTACAGAAGAGATCTGAGCCACGATTCGGGTCCTGCGGAGCCGTCAAAGGACTCGTTGCAAGGGAAAAGGGTTGTCGTGGGTCAAAATTCGAACGGCCCGCTGCGACGATCGCGGAAAGGAGCGGTTAACAAGGCCGAGAAACCTCGGTGGTCGACTGCGGTTAGCATTTTTGGTAAGAATTTAGCACTTTTGCTTGTTTTGGTTGGATTAGCTCAGATTGTTAGGAGATTGGCTTTGAAATCTGGGGATGTTAGTAGCGTTGGGACACATACGGGATTAACTGAATTTGAGGGTAGGGTTGCTGAGGTTGAGAGTTTTTTGAAGACCACGGCTAAGATGATTCAGGTTCAGGTAGAGGTTGTTGATAGGAAAATTGAAAACGAAATTGGTGGGTTAAGGAAGGAATTGAATGAGAGAATTGTGGATCAAACTGTGGTATTGGAGAATTCATTGaaaaaattggaagaaaagaatgAGGAATTAGATAAGTCCTTGAGTGAATTGAAGAGTGCGAATTTGTTGACAAAGGAAGAGTTTGGAAGGATGTACGAACAAATGTTAAAAGAGAAGGGTCAAAATGGTGAGTCTGAGAATGCAGTGAGTTTAAGCGATCTAGGAGCCTATGCGAGAGAGATTGTGAAGAATGAGATTGAGAAGCATGCCTCGGATGGGCTCGGCAGGGTTGATTATGCTCTCTCTTTAGGTGGGGGAAAGGTTGTTCGGCATTCAGAGCCCTTTCTTGCTGGAAAGGGAATCAATTGGTTTCTGAAAACTAGCCGAAATGGAGTTCATCAGGATGCAGACAAGATGTTGAAGCCAAGTTTTGGAGAGCCAGGGCAGTGCTTTCCATTGAAAGGAAGCAATGGGTTTGTTCAGATTAAGCTGCGCACCGCTATTATCCCTGAGGCTATTACTTTGGAACATGTTGCCAAGGTATTATTGTCATTATGGTTACATTGTtctaaagtttctttatatttgTATTTGTTTTATGATGCAACGTGTAACTGTAATGCATTTCTTTTGATGAGTCTGAAGCTCTAACATAAGATCCATAGGATGGGAATATTCAAACTTGAGCTTATTtagaaattaaaggaaaaaaaaaaacatgtacaaAGATTGTACCAGGTAACAACATATATCTGGATATATATGGATTTTGAATAAGGATTGGTAAATATAACACCATGCTTCCCTGCATCCTACCTCAAATAGGTAAATATTTTTGTCTTATTTTTtacagttatatgtaaataacGAGGTTTTAATAGTGTTTCCTTTCCTTCAAAAGTGGTTCCATGCAAAGAGATATTGGTTAACAATACAAATGCTGAGGATTGTTTGAATAGCGTGTGCTGATGAGGacattgtatatatatgtaattacttTTAGCAGAGGCATAGTGGCATACTTGTGCAAGTGGTGAGTGAAGATATAGATTTTCCTGGCGCTGCTTGATTTGCATCTAAAGAGTACAAGAGCTATTTGTAtttgtagaaaaataattgaTTGCTAGGAATAGACATTTGATTGGTTgtcaatttttgtttcttataTTTAGTTTCCCGCAGGCGATTTTCAACTTAAGATATTAGGTATCTGTTGCTTGAAGAACAGAAAGGACCCTTTGGTAGATGGCTGAAAAATGCGAAAAGGGGTTTCGTTTTTGCCTTCCATTTTAACTTACAACATCTTGAAGTGCCATTATTTGTTCTTGTTAATCTGTCTTGTTTTGCCTATCTTGACTAAACCAACCAGTGATGGATTGCCAAAGTTGAAATTTACCATTGTCACTTgattaatgaataaaagaatcattcttggttgagcTTCCCACCTTTCATTTATGATGTCAGAATTAGGATAGCTCACCGCTGTTTGTATGAATATACATGCCTTTGTTTCTTGCAGCCTTgcccttttcataattttaagataatagcaaaagaatttaatattatgGAAAATGTTGAAACACCAGGCAGAACAAGCTAATATAACAATGGCAATTTACTGAAAAATAACCAAGTATATAGCTAGAAATAATGTGGAAAAATAAGAGCACAAGGATTTATGTGTTTTGGCTTTAAGCGTAATTTGGTAGGGGCAATGAGAAATTTTTACTATGATTGTagcaagatgaaaaaaaaaaaaaaagttttgtgCCCAAAACTCTTTGGAATTCAGTCAAGCTGGTGCACTCAAGATAGACCTACGCAAATTGACAATTTCGtataattttcatttgaaatcGTTGGAGTGCTCTTTCTGTTTTCATTCTCTGTCAACTTTGTCACAAGTGCTTATTGTGTTGTGCATGTACCATGTCCAGAGTGTTGCATACGATAGATCCAGTGCACCCAAGGATTGCCGCGTCTCTGGCTGGCTGCAAGGCCGTGATCTTGATGTCACTGTTGATGCCGACAAGATGTTTCTTTTGGCAGAATTCACGTATGACCTTGAGAAGAGTAATGCTCAGACCTTTGATGTATTGGATACAGCAGGTATCGGAATTGTTGACACAGTTAGGCTGGATTTTTCTTCCAACCATGGAAGTGCTTCACATACCTGCATTTACCGTTTGAGGGTGCATGGTCACGAACCCGATTCTGTTTTAATGGTGAAAACGGAGTTGTGATCTATACTGTATTTGCTATCTGCATTCTTCTCGGTACTTGTCGATTTTGTCTATTATATATTGACTCAGATCATTCTAATAACTAGATACAGATTCCTTATCCTGTTAGAATTCCGTCTCTGTAGCAAATGAGTGTGAATCTACTTTTATGTTTCCACTTTCCAGTtaggttctacttgaattaagaacaatgattttgatatatatatacatacatatatatatgaaccaGAAATAGATGAATTTTGTCTCCTGGTAGGAAAATTTTCATAGAATTTTGTTTCCTACGTGTTAACCGGAAAATTCGGAATGGTATGTAGTAGATTTGATAGCTTGTGTATTCATGTCATGCTTGTGTTATTTCTGTGTCAAAATCATGTTTAAGGTGttatttagtcatatgaattctGACATCTATATCTATACTATATGTCTATCCATCtatattatactattatttaagcctGTGATTGAGTTGATGGCACAAGTTAATTAGACACCAACTCACTTAGGAAAATTACAAAACTTGTCTTTTTGTATctagaataaattatatttaatctttttattttttgaaaaaaaattacacattattagatttgaacccatgccatttaaatcatataaaatattaatttcactaCTAAATCAAAGTTTTATTGTAATATAccatttacattttaattgtattatacATGTTTTATCACTTTCATCGGTTGTatctatatttttacttttataaaattatttaagccCTGATTGAGTTGGTGTTGGTGTGAATCAATCAAATATAAACTCGGTTAaggaaattactaaaatatttgtttgtaattaaaatgaattatattatttgagggtattttaatatttttattt comes from the Gossypium hirsutum isolate 1008001.06 chromosome A06, Gossypium_hirsutum_v2.1, whole genome shotgun sequence genome and includes:
- the LOC107955357 gene encoding SUN domain-containing protein 1; the encoded protein is MSASTVSITANPAAATPRRRSLVADKRSNIEALVADPNATGVNLVEDKAAAAAVGTAGYRRDLSHDSGPAEPSKDSLQGKRVVVGQNSNGPLRRSRKGAVNKAEKPRWSTAVSIFGKNLALLLVLVGLAQIVRRLALKSGDVSSVGTHTGLTEFEGRVAEVESFLKTTAKMIQVQVEVVDRKIENEIGGLRKELNERIVDQTVVLENSLKKLEEKNEELDKSLSELKSANLLTKEEFGRMYEQMLKEKGQNGESENAVSLSDLGAYAREIVKNEIEKHASDGLGRVDYALSLGGGKVVRHSEPFLAGKGINWFLKTSRNGVHQDADKMLKPSFGEPGQCFPLKGSNGFVQIKLRTAIIPEAITLEHVAKSVAYDRSSAPKDCRVSGWLQGRDLDVTVDADKMFLLAEFTYDLEKSNAQTFDVLDTAGIGIVDTVRLDFSSNHGSASHTCIYRLRVHGHEPDSVLMVKTEL